taataatatattaattgTGCTTCATCAATTATACATTCAGATTGATTATTTATGCCACCCGTACACTGTATTATTGCATATAATACAAATGAAATATCTTGTTTAAACACTTGACTAAGTtaataaaaagttaaaaacctattatatctaaatgagggcggatgagtggttagtgcgccggcctcgcagctctggggtcctgggttcgaagcCAGATTGGTCCCTTTTGTGTTGAGTTCTCACGGGTgtttccctgggcctgcatgggttttctttgggtaatcCGATTTCCTCCAAcagtcccaaaacatgcatggtaggctgattggacactctaaatgacccctaggaatgagtgtgggTATGACTGGTTGTCCATTTTAAGAGCTAATTTTAAGCTCATTTGCCAGTGAACTAACACTTATTGTCTTTCCATCATCACTAAGCAGCAGCGCCACATGATATTGCTTTTCTTCACAATGTCAAGTGCATCAGATAGCGTGTGATGTGTAGACAGCGTCTCCAAATCCCATGAAAAAAAAGGTGCAAAGAACATAAATATGTTCAGGCAGTGCCGGAGTCCAACACCAGTGTAAACACAGTATGGCGAGCCCGCTCACTTCCAGTCTGGTAAACATTGCGGCACTTAGACTGCCACTCGCCAAATAgtttggattaaaagccatcTTCCTAAAAGTCTAAAAACAGATAAACGGACTatgattgattctttttttttttccatgctgtTTTAAAGCTGAACATTGAAAGAAGTTCTACCAATTGACTGTATCCgccatttgtttcttttgttaTACCACTACTTCCGTAATTATCGCACCGGTCGATTGTGTGTCGACGCCTTTGGCGCTGTGATATCATCTCCATCCACGCAAGTTCGCAAGTTAACGTGAACAAAAAGTCACATGTGATCACACCCACACTAGATGAACAATGCGGTTCCTAAGCAACTGATCCGGGTTGTGTGGGTTTAATGCGTGGACACACTGTGGAACGCTGCTGGGATCCGCTCGCCCAGCCGTGGGAGCAAAGCCTCGCCAAAAAGACGGCCAGGTGAATTGTGGTGAAATTGATGTGGGAGGAGGACGCGGTGAGATCTTGTTGCTTTTAACAGAAAACCTTGGTGAGCTTCAATATGAATCCAGTGGAGATGTTGTTGTATAGGTTGTTTAATGAATATACATTAGCATTTTGACATAAGCACTTCTTGAAATGAAATCACCCAACATGGTGTGTAGTTTTGATCAATACGTTTGTTCTCTTGCAGCTCTTTGTCAAACCGTATTGGATGTCTATTCCCGTCAATTGCAGTGAAAGATCATCATTCAAAGCCAATCATTACATGTAAGGAATTTAATAAGATGccgatttttggggggaaatgcaAGGACCAACTAACACAGCTAGAAAATGGAACATTATGggcattttcaattaaaatggcCTTACAAACTGGGAATATTTACATTGAAGATTATATTAAATGTTAGCAGAAATAATTTAGCTCTGATAAAACAGTGATTTATTCAATGTTTGttagttggggggggggggtctccaTCGCCACCATAGGGCACCGAATTGAAGCATAACTGCGGCACAcattgaagtgtccaagatcaatgtatcacctAATGAGCAGCTATCACATCTCGTTTATGTTAGAGGAGGCTGTTggctccaaataaaaaaataaaatctataaatataaaaagtatcGCACCTATGTTGCGGTACAAACGAGACATCGTTCAGACGAAACCAGCAACCTGGATCAAATTTTACTTACTGTCATGCAATCTACCAACAATACCATAGCAATCAATGTAATGAGGACCACTGTTTCTTAAAACTTTGACCTTGCTTAAAACAATTCAAATCAAACTTTTGGTGAATCTTCTATTAATAAGCATGAGTCTCTCCCTCTCATTTATTCTTGCCTGgccactttttttaatgaaatcccCCAAGATTGAAGATTTCCTGCGCTTAGTAAGCATTTTTCATTATAGACGTAAATGCAATTTGAGTCTCGGCTAACCCTCACCGCTCCTTTTTAAGTCAATTGTGTGGCCAGGCTTCAAAGGTCCATCACTGCCCTCTTTAGGAATagttaaaaacacacatttgtttGTTTCCCACAGTACTTCTTCATTTCACCTTCCTAATGCCGACCTTCTCCTTCTGGACGAAGCCATTGGTTGACAGGTGAGTTAGACAGCGAGCAGGCGTCTTATCTGAGTGGAAAACTACAAGGGAGGCCCCGGGTGGGAACAACGGAAGGGGGTCTGTTCCGTTACTGGTTGGGTCGGATGAAGTTTCACGTTATCATGGGGGTCACTGCTCTTTAAGCTGTCACCGTACCAGCATGACCACGTCACGACCCGtcgataataataacaacacacTGTCACTTTCTTCCCGCTGTACGATTAAgcagacatcatttttttccgttgGGGTCCGTACTGAAATATGAGTTGAAAACAGCTGTCTGGCCCAGTGCGAcaatttgttttgttcaaaactgtTATTTGTCAATTACTTGTGGCAGGCTTAATCTAATACACAAAATGGATTGTTGTACACCTACAGGGTCCCTTAATAGTATTTGGATGGGTGTTCACTATGTGACATCTcttaatattgattaaaaacacTCAGGGTGTTCAAACTACAGCCCGCGGGCCGCCTGCTGCCCACTGCCCAGTTTTTATCGGCCCACAGGAAATtaagaaaatatcattgaatatggctcACATAAGAATCTTAGATATAACTCCTACATTCACTTAGCTTTTTACACTAGATCAGGCTAGTCACTTAAATAGTGCCATGCCATTATTTCCAATCTATGTAAGATACTATagaatttcaaaaaaatatttaagaaaaaaaagataatcttGATAGAGTTGGGATTTTCTTGACTTATTTTTTAGGTCACTGGACATTTTCATAGTTCTGGAAAGCTGGTTTCAGTAGTGTGAATAAATATGTATTACTGCTGTCAAGCGATTAATCAGGATGCAGTCCATAGTTTAAGttcaaatattgttttaaataaaaaatgatactaTATTTTACAATATCCTCAGGGTTGACTCAGCTGTTAACAGTTATAGACAACAAATTGTgacatattttaaatttgttattCATCACAACTCAAGTTGTTTGGACGGCCAAAAGGCCACCCGccacaaaacaaaattgaagataaaataaataaaatcaacagttgaatgtgggaaaaaatatgtttaaattaaaacaaaatacaatttgaaagggagttttttttaaatttgtgattTAAGGTATTCGAAAAAATCCAGAGCAAACTAAaccttcaatttaaaaaatgaatttgcttTCAGTACTTTTTACGCAGTTTTCACCTATAAATGGagatcattaaaaaacaaatctgaTATAGTCCTCATTTCATTGTGAGGCTGCAGCAAGTCCCAACAATTTAGGTGAGACATTATGCAAATGCACGCCTGCAGCCATCATTCTGCCGGTTAGTGGGTCAACcacacacattttagtactcCCCTGCCCTGCAGGGATCAACCAGATATCTAATCTACATCTTTATATACATACTGATTGAAGTCATTACTGCCCTTGTTTTCAATTATTACAGTAATTTCTCACAAAACAGTTAAATGATGGAGTTAATTGCAAGTGAAACACACTTATGGGTGTTTGTGGTTGCATAATCAATATAATGATGTGATGTTGCTGTGACTGCTTGATTGACACAAGCACATTTATCTCTTTATAGGGCACTGATTGAAAGAGTTAAACCTGAAATGAAAGAAAGATTGTAAGGTAAGAGTTTGTTCATTAGAAATGAAGTTAAAATGTAACACTTGAAAGAAAaaggcacattaaaaaaataattcaaattacaAAATCCATTTTGCTGCCCAAATCCTCCTTTCGAGGCTCTTAATAGcgaatattttattgtttttttaatgtattaactttattttatttttacaaaaaagagggaaaatattaaatatttcccCTTTTTCCATTAATATTGtgtgttaattaaaaaaggaaaacagtaaatattgcatgattttaaatgtaaaatagaaGTAGAGCGTaagcagttttatttatttttcaaatttttagatttaaaaatattttgttataaAATATGTGGGGAAAAAGGATGTTCagtttaaaacataaaatattaaaaataaaaaatataaaaactaagTACATTTGAACAAATATAGTTTCATTTTACtatgaaaactgaaaaataggaaatattgagttttcttcatttatttatgtttttagaatttcaaaaataccaaaaaaaaagccaaatattatattttttaatttaaaaaatttaatatttttttctgaaaaaaggaaaaacaaaaagtaaataatCTGAATTTTAGCAGGAACCATAAGTTCGATACACAATTTATTTTCTTGGGCCACCCAAAATGTTGTGGCGGGCCGAATCTGGACCCTGGGCCGCCAGATTGACACCAGTGGTGTATGTGGACACAGGTGTTTGTGCCATTATAATTTGCTAAAAATAGTCACTCACCCCAAAAGGGTTGATATGAAGAAAAGAAAGGTGCTGCAATGTACTTAAATTGTGACCTTAAAGAAATCGAAGAACCTTAAACTGTTAATTTAAAGCCCACAGAACCACATTTGCTTTGCTAATAATTGCGGAAACGTACAGATTTGTTTTGAACGAACCAAAACTCATGAATTAGACAAACTTTGCAACAATATCCAAGTCTGTTTATGACATACAAACTAAATCCAAAGTCTTACTGACGTGGAATGAAGTGAGCGACCAGGTTGCATGGCGGTTGACCTCAGGGGGTCCCGGAGGCGCGACGAGCTCATGCGGGCCGTAAACAAGACGGCACACTCTGCCGATTGTGTTGTAAACGCTCACCGTCTCTCGGCCGTATTGATCTTCTGATAGTATCGGCGTGTCTGCGTGTGCCGCCTGTTTGCGCGCACGCCCACATCAATGGACGACGTGATGACTAAACACTCGGGGTGGAGACAGGCGCTGGCGTCGGGGCCCGTGGCCACAAAAGGGGGATGCGGATTCACTATCAAATACCCCATCATGCGAGTGTGAGGACAGCGTTCAAATGGCTTGCATCCAGGGAGGAAATTTCCAAAGTAACCCCTCGTAATTGTCACCCCAGTTAGGAATGAAAAGGgcatccttttttaaaaacaccatctgtttCACTGAGATAAAAGAGTGAAGTGGTAACAAATCTACAGGGCGCGGGCCGGAAGCGGTCCGCGTGAGGGTCCAATCTGGCTCGCGGGGGTTATTCTAACTGACAGGCTCTTTGTGGTTCATTCATTCTATACATGCAGAATCGAATCCTACAAGAAGGATCccagaaattcccccaaaaccaataggaaatgatccaatgaTTATCGGAAGTGACCCCTATAAGGACAATCAATGGCGgccagtaagttaacttttttggcccaaaataacGTACATGAGATTTAGTGAATGTGgcccacaaaaataaataaataaataaataaaacctttcCACATACCACCATAGTGACTAGCATTAAAAGCCTTGttgttttcatcaaaaaaatggGATTATATTACTTGTGCAGTATGTAGTATTGTAATCTATTGTAAAGTCAAGTGCATTATGCCATTAAATATtatgacatttaaaataaacaaaaacactttctGTTAAGGGGTGTATGTTTTTAATTCTATtgatttaatcatgtttttattaacattgtattcatttatatatttgatttatttgcaaaaactaatgataataatacaaaattataTAATGTAATAATATTTGAGGTTTGTATACCAAATGTTATTATTGTGGTCTACTTGATCCAAAATGTGAGGTCCACTTATTGCGCATGGcagatttttattgtttttttaaagtatgaaaATTAGTCAGTTGCCCCATAAAGGGTTAATACTGTTAATTTTAATCTGTATTTCTTTTCAACTTATTCTACTAGTATGAATGAATCTGGAAAACATGtgattcaaattttttttttttattcccccaaaaatctttACATACAAACTACATTACCATATTGGTTGCCAATGACGACAATACTCGTCCAGTCCATTTAAACTTGGACGGCTGGCAGCGATTGAACATTAATTTGCTGTCAGCCCTCCAAGTTCAAAGGGATTGGATGTTTACTAGTgataaattcatttcaatttataGCAAAAAGATATTTGGGCACCACACGACTAACATCAACAACGAAAttgaaagagtaaaaaaaaaacaataaatagaaCAATAAACACAGCgacagacatttaaaaaaacatcagaagGATGTCAGAGTCTGCTGGAAACCCAGCGAATCGAGGGGCAGCTCCTCCATGAGGCCCCCCAAGAGGTTAGCCTGGAAGAAATCCTTCTGCTCCAACTGCTCCTCTTGGAACTTCAAGAAAGTAGCGCATGTCGTTTCTAGTTCGGCGTAGAGCGACGATGGGGAGAAGTGAGGAGAGCTTGACTCAGAAGAAGAGAAGAACACAGCAGGAGCCTGAGGAGAAGAGCTATAGGTGTCCCACTGAGGTACCACGGCTCCTGGAGAGTAAACAATCCCCCGAGGGGGAAGCAGGGAGGCCTCATCTGGGACCTGGGTGAACACGGAAGTCTGAGGGGAGCTATGCCAATCAGGCGAGGACGTAACCTCCGGAGCGTGTTGCCCGCCCAGACTTTTGGGGCTGGGCTGAGATGACGTGTCGGACGAGGAGCCGCGACGTTTCTTAGCAGATGTGACGGTGTCGgttttcctcttcctcttgcGGCAGAAGTTACCGTTGTCGAACATCTTGTCGCAGTTCGGATCCAGAGTCCAGAAGTTTCCTTTTCCTGCAACACAAGAGGTGACCATGAATTTGCAAAGAGTTGAAATTTCCGTATTTACTCTCAGTTCTCTCAGTTCATTCCAAGAAATGCCCATAATTCCCTGCTTCCAGAGGGTGACTTGGCAATTTTTCCTTCACAatcatcttcttctttttcgAAATCAAGGGACACTTGGTGAAGGAGAAGACCAGTATCATCAgtctagggcacatgtgtcaaagtggcggcccgggggccaaatctggcctgccgcatcattttgtgtggcccgggaaagtaaatcatgagtgccgactttctgttttaggatcaaattaaaatgaagagtatagatgtatattacatttcctgattttccccctttcaaatcaataattgtaatttttaatcttttttttcagtttttagttcaaaaatcattttgtaaaatctaaaaatatatttaaaaaaagctaaaataaacattgttttagatctataaaaaacggaatattcagggcttttaatccagttcttttaatcaatttattttaaaaaaaatctaaatattatatctaaaatggtctggcccacatgaaatcgagttgacgttaacgcgacccgcgaaccaacccgagtctgacacccctagaGCTACTAAATAAATGTCTTTTCTTCAACTATTTAACTTACTCAATGCTAAATTGTCTATATAACCTAGCTTCAGGAGTTCCTTGAGGTTTAAAGGCCCTTGGATGTGGTCTCAGGTTCTCACTTCATCTGGATCTGGATCAGGATTTACCTCTAAATATCAGGATTGCTTTCTTAAGGTCAAGACAATCGTCTCTGAGGATCAAGACGGTTGCTATTGTGTGTACTTCTGTGCCAGGACAATAACAGATTGTTCTAAGCGGCCAGAATTTCATTAACTGAGTATGTCACGACTAGAAGTTTAAATCGTTTGAATGGATTTTTGTTCCCTGGTTGCtcgccctcccagtttaaatcaaGTGAGTTCATTTCAGTTCCAAAACTCACCAGGATTGTTGTCCTCACGCGGAACCTTCCGGAAGCAGTCGTTGAGCGACAGGTTGTGCCGGATGGAGTTCTGCCAGCCGGCTTTGTTGCGGCTGTAAAAGGGGAAGTGCTCGGTAACGTACTGGTAGATCTGACTCAGGGTCAGCCGCTGCGATGGCGCGCTCTGGATGGCCATGGCGATCAGAGCCGAGTAGGAGTACGGCGGACGGCCCTGACTCAACGGGCTGTCCAAGGAGTACCAAGCCCCCCCGGGGAGGTAGGGACCCTGTAGGTTGTAGTAGCCTGCTCCAGCGTGGAGGCCCGGCAGCGAGGAGCGGTCGTGCtcgggtggcggcggcggcggcggaccgTAGAAACTGAAGTCACCCAAAGACGGGAGGTCGTGGTTGGATGGGCCGTAGGGCATGAAGGATGCCATTCTGTTGAACACCTGTCTGCAAGCTCCTCTCACCTGCACTTATACTCAAAGGCACAGCCCACATGCAAGCTGATTGGATGCTGGTTCGCAGGCAACCAGTACTTGTTTTGAATAAGGGCAGCTTGAATTCCTGCCCAGGGGCAGACGTCAATGACTGATTGAATCTCTTTTTACAGTTTTAGTCGTTACTCATTCatcagattctttttttttttaacactttgcAGCCCCCTATGATTAACATAACCGTTCAATCAAGATTTGACACTTTGGACACCTTTTCATGAATGTGACAAAGCTCGTTCATAAAAGTTCACTCGGTTCGAGTTCTTTAAATtcacatatttttggggggtgggattTCAAAGTACTCGATGATCTCCTTGCCTGCTTGAATTAGTTTGTCAcaactagacatccaatccatttgaaataggaCGGTAGCCTTCCCACTTCACATGAATTGGACAGCTATCACCGCCAGTGACGTAACCACAAAAAAGAAAGAGCCAAACAACTTTTTTACTCATAGTTAAACTGAAAATAGGACCAACCTCCAAATCTTTGCGCGCTAACGCGTGAAAGGCGCAGGGTTGTAAATCTTACTCATAAAGCCGATGCGTTGCCGTCTTATCAGTTCATGTTCACACCTGCGAGGGGGGCTGCCTCGCACTCTTTTTTTGGGGGTCCAGGACGAGCCAACGACATGCGTGTGTGCGTCAGTTGGCGACAACGTCCAATCTGCAGCCGGCGTAGACAAAACATGACGGGCTGAGCTGTAACTGATCACTTGGATTATACGGGTGTCAACGATGAAAACTAAAGTGCGTGACTGGtcgctttttgtttttttcatcttaaTTCTAGAAAGTCTACAGGATTATGCGCTGCCTTCCCGTTTGTTTGTTAGTCTTTTTATTTGGGTTGAAGATAACTTAAGAATGAATAAGGGGATTATTATCAAATTTGCAGCATCGGTTTATCATGAAATGGGAGGGGTGATTTGgggtaatgaggtcaaaggtcacaggggtcagaaaaggaatttatTGTTATGGAAAGGTTTTAGaatgtgtttttatatatatttattatttttatatatatttttcatgtgtGGAAATATCTGTCTGTTTTAAAAAACTATGGATTTGGAGAGACAATCTTAAATGGGGTCTTAGTTCgaacactttttgggggggaagcaCTATCTAATGAAACTAGTaaacaaaaatatgatgaaaagaCTTGTTATGTAATCTTGGGTTGTTGAAGTCAAGTCTTTTGTAAGGTCTAGTTGTTGttaattcaaaacaacattttaaacaagGTGGGTATGTAACTCATACTAATATTAGGAAATCAAAACGGTcaattttatgaagaaaaaaaagcatagagGGGAAAAATGATGGCACATTTGACATCAGCTACCAAAATCAGTACATATAGAGTCAGTTAAAACAAAATCACAGGGAATTGTGGTTCTGGTGGTAAGAAGtatttattcatattaaaaCACATTGCAATTACAATATTAcattatcatttcatttttaactcAGTGGCTGCTATTCATAgccatggacgtccaatccatgtgaaGACAGAGAGACTAATGATTGAgttatttaaattcacagcaatcTATCACATCACTGgcagttaataaaaaaatagtaatcaTTGATGccaccaaattaaaaaaaaaaaaggtagaatgACTACAAAGGCGTTACAAAGAAGGCACCGCTGACGGCTGCTGTCTTCGAAGCAATTTGGAATAGAATGAGCGATTGGAAGGTCGGTCTCACAGGCTACCGGTCATGTAAATCCCTGCTGGCTCAGACAGCAGACACTGATTCTGTTGGCCCAAGGAGTTTTTCTTGGCATCGATGAGCAGCAGGTGACACTGGGAGTAGAATTTGATGATGTCCCACACCGAGGGGAAAgactgcacaaacacacacacaaggaacATTGGTGATTTATGATAATCGGGATTATATGATCTTCATTGGCTTTACCTCCTGGGCCTTCAGTCCGGTTCCGAGTTGAAACTGCTTGTCCTTGTGGCGGATTTGAATGTTGAAAACTTTGTTGTTGTAGAGGACCATCAGTGTGTACGGCTGGTTGGACTGCTTTTGGGAACTGTCCCGCACCAGGTATGCCCCGTCctacaaaaacacacatataCAAGTCTATGTAGAGGACAGCAGTTAAACTCGCCACCTGGGTCTCATTTTGGGGGACTTTATGTTTCTTGCTACAATAAGATGAAAATAcatgataaattaaaaaaaaacattgttctaTATGAAGAGATTTATATACgagatttatgtgtgtgtatgtgtatatgtatgaatgtatgtatgtatatatatatatatgtgtgtatgtatgtatatacatatttatatgtgtatatatgtgtgtgtgtatgtatgtatatatatatatatttatatatgtgtatatatatgtgtgtgaatgtatgtatatatatatatatatacatacatacaaaagtATAGTTAACCCCCCTCCAATTCCACATTGTGCctaaagttggctgggataggctccagcaccccagcgacacttgtgaagataagtggaaCCGAACTTGGATGAATGAAAagtattttgaaatataattttctactaaaaagctaaaaaaaagaggattctTTATTTTGggtaaactctttaaaaatgagttaaacatcaaaagaaatgtttcatttgatCCTTATTAAGTCAATTAATGGTGGCAAAAAGAATGCAGGTGAGGTCATAACATAATGGAATGATGGTTTAATAGATGTATATGCTACATGACCATACAAAGTAATCGTGAGTTAATTTCCCAGTAAAGGAGGGATACATCAACTCACGAAACATGGAAATACATATGAGCAAACAAATTAGTTTTATACCttgttgtgtatgtatgtgtatattacCTTGCTGACTCGTTTCAAGTAACTTTCAGCTTGCCCCCTGGTCACTCTACCAACATACCAGCGAGGGTCCATATTCTAGTCGAGCACatggtttctttttaaaaaatgtattgcttAAGAGTCATTTATAAATGCTGTtcttaaaatatgatttaaatgcATAAGCTTACCTGTTTGAATGGAGGATTTTGCAGGGGAGGACGAACGTGCTCTGATGTGGCAAATTTGGCCCTGATGCCCCCTAAAGATGATGCACAGTcaatatttttatgaaaaacataaatagtctaCAACAcctgttaaagtggcggcccgggggccaaatctggcccgccgcatcattttgtgtggcccgggaaagtaaatcatgagtgccgactttctgttttaggatcaaattaaaatgaagagtatagatgtatattacatttcctgattttcccccttttaaatcaataattgtaattttttaatccatttttttctgtttttttggttcaaaaatcattttgtaaaatctaaaaatatatttaaaaaaagctaaaataaa
The nucleotide sequence above comes from Stigmatopora argus isolate UIUO_Sarg chromosome 22, RoL_Sarg_1.0, whole genome shotgun sequence. Encoded proteins:
- the LOC144068480 gene encoding forkhead box protein I3-B-like; translated protein: MASFMPYGPSNHDLPSLGDFSFYGPPPPPPPEHDRSSLPGLHAGAGYYNLQGPYLPGGAWYSLDSPLSQGRPPYSYSALIAMAIQSAPSQRLTLSQIYQYVTEHFPFYSRNKAGWQNSIRHNLSLNDCFRKVPREDNNPGKGNFWTLDPNCDKMFDNGNFCRKRKRKTDTVTSAKKRRGSSSDTSSQPSPKSLGGQHAPEVTSSPDWHSSPQTSVFTQVPDEASLLPPRGIVYSPGAVVPQWDTYSSSPQAPAVFFSSSESSSPHFSPSSLYAELETTCATFLKFQEEQLEQKDFFQANLLGGLMEELPLDSLGFQQTLTSF